One window of Biomphalaria glabrata chromosome 6, xgBioGlab47.1, whole genome shotgun sequence genomic DNA carries:
- the LOC129926852 gene encoding uncharacterized protein LOC129926852 produces MELAYLARNFSSTEIPEPVYQYYSRVPVPEPVYQYYSRVPVPEPVYQYYSREPVPEPVYQYYSREPVPEPVYQYYSREPVPEPVYQYYSREPVPEPVYQYYSREPVPEPVYQYYSRVPVPEPVYQYYSPVNQYYSREPVPEPVYQYYSREPVPEPVYQYYSREPVPEPVYQYYSRVPVPEPMYQYYSRVPVLESVYQYYSRVPVPEPVYQKRRS; encoded by the exons ATGGAGTTGGCTTATCTGGCAAGGAATTTTTCCTCTACTGAAA TACCAGAGCCTGTGTACCAGTACTACAGCCGTGTACCAGTACCAGAGCCTGTGTACCAGTACTACAGCCGTGTACCAGTACCAGAGCCTGTGTACCAGTACTACAGCCGTGAACCAGTACCAGAGCCTGTGTACCAGTACTACAGCCGTGAACCAGTACCAGAGCCTGTGTACCAGTACTACAGCCGTGAACCAGTACCAGAGCCTGTGTACCAGTACTACAGCCGTGAACCAGTACCAGAGCCTGTGTACCAGTACTACAGCCGTGAACCAGTACCAGAGCCTGTGTACCAGTACTACAGCCGTGTACCAGTACCAGAGCCTGTGTACCAGTACTACAGCC CCGTGAACCAGTACTACAGCCGTGAACCAGTACCAGAGCCTGTGTACCAGTACTACAGCCGTGAACCAGTACCAGAGCCTGTGTACCAGTACTACAGCCGTGAACCAGTACCAGAGCCTGTGTACCAGTACTACAGCCGTGTACCAGTACCAGAGCCTATGTACCAGTACTACAGccgtgtaccagtactagagtctgtgtaccagtactacAGCCGTGTACCAGTACCAGAGCCTGTGTACCAAAAGCGTAGAAGTTAG